A window of Suncus etruscus isolate mSunEtr1 chromosome 4, mSunEtr1.pri.cur, whole genome shotgun sequence contains these coding sequences:
- the LOC126007092 gene encoding HCLS1-associated protein X-1-like encodes MSYVAWGNELVDTFWAFELALPVSLSPMCLIPVLPFRVQAVQHLRSINAHTCSLGSGGPINPATAAAYPPAPFMHILTPHQQPHSQILHHHLQQDGQDVLSLVDDQLAQNHYKSDRHVLQDPFFGGMTRDEEEDEDEDEGRATWGRGSSGFQGPQEPEEFEFGFSFSPGGMRFHDNFGFDELIRDFNSLFNDMGAWTLPSRPPKLPGLASDTPDEGRQEGQSLRDSMLKYPDSQQPRVFGKVSESDAKTESHSATPDWDSQRTFPRFDDVWPMPSPSRAREDNDLDSQVSQEGLGPVLRPQPKSYFKSVSVTKITKPDGTVEERRTVVDSTGKSETTVTLQEKDGTPRGDPESSTSPALDDAFSIMDLFLGRWFRSR; translated from the exons TTGCCCTTCCCGTTTCCCTCTCCCCCATGTGTCTGATCCCTGTCTTACCATTTCGAGTTCAAGCGGTGCAGCACCTCCGAAGCATCAATGCACACACCTGCT CCCTAGGAAGTGGGGGGCCCATCAATCCAGCCACAGCTGCTGCCTACCCACCTGCCCCCTTTATGCACATTCTGACCCCCCATCAGCAGCCGCACTCCCAGATACTTCACCATCACCTGCAGCAGGATGGCCAGGATGTCCTCAGTCTCGTCGACGACCAGCTTG CTCAGAATCACTACAAATCAGATCGACATGTGCTCCAAGACCCCTTTTTTGGAGGGATGACTCGAGATGAAgaggaggacgaggacgaggacgaAGGAAGAGCCACCTGGGGCCGTGGGAGCTCTGGGTTCCAGGGCCCCCAGGAACCTGAGGAATTTGAGTTCGGCTTTAGCTTCAGCCCAGGAGGAATGCGCTTCCACGACAACTTCGGCTTTGATGAGCTGATCCGCGACTTCAATAGCCTCTTCAACGACATGGGCGCCTGGACCTTGCCTTCCCGTCCTCCCAAACTCCCTGGCCTTGCATCAGACACACCTGATGAGGGACGCCAGGAGGGCCAGAGCCTTCGGGACTCTATGCTGAAGTATCCAGATAGTCAGCAGCCCAGGGTCTTTGGAAAGGTCTCGGAGAGTGATGCCAAGACAGAATCCCACAGTGCAACCCCAGACTGGGACTCCCAGAGAACTTTTCCCAGGTTTGATGATGTGTGGCCAATGCCTTCCCCTTCGAGAGCCAGAGAAGACAATGACCTTGATTCCCAGGTTTCCCAGGAAGGCCTTGGCCCGGTTTTACGGCCCCAGCCAAAGTCCTACTTCAAGAGTGTCTCTGTGACCAAGATCACTAAGCCCGATGGGACAGTGGAGGAGCGCCGGACTGTGGTGGACAGTACCGGCAAGTCAGAGACCACAGTGACCCTTCAGGAAAAGGATGGCACTCCTAGAGGTGATCCAGAATCCTCAACATCTCCAGCTTTGGATGATGCCTTTTCCATCATGGATTTATTTTTAGGACGTTGGTTTCGATCCCGGTAG